The Stratiformator vulcanicus genome has a segment encoding these proteins:
- a CDS encoding CHAT domain-containing protein yields the protein MAKSLETLSPYELTSVEVDQLLRTNPDDARLKAHFTAEELHELRNLAGAAQQSTRGRKRVVYVLPGILGSTLGVTSGGNRDTIWLDPHSIRNGDLTSLAMRGRSRGRVEVYGQFPGLYTRLRWTLWWKGNDVRDYAYDWRLSIDELGAELLEAFDSEEADELYVVAHSMGGLVARSAYAQADAAMRRRIKRVIMLGTPNRGSFSVVQVLDGSNATVQFAGCLDEQNETEDLVSDIFRTLPSIYQMLPHRDVFSAIDLFDTDAWGEANPMGTRLREATDVQESLAPADDKFFLLAGVDQPTVVSASLNQEGRFDYQEHETGGDGTVPLDFALYDGIDSNTRTFKATHNGLVTSNDVINSAAEIIEHGRTQRGLALQTRRGEEVTTRGLTFAALQAGTCYGGRRGNAITDAEAVSFFRRGLISVPGDRLPAPGRQGNSAENEFEEYGRIRNLVVGRRSDFRLELELQHGDLFDVPVRAYVLGIFENVTPGGPARQVDELTGGAVTEFLERRLLNADMGRIFMMPVGRNPLLAEFVVFAGLGSYSQFRSDPTSAASVQKFVARNIVRTLIQSGIDELAMLPVGASSGADVRSTIDNLFQGFVEAVRNGTRQQKFRRVVMCESDDARYEEMREHVLRRSTTSNTLKDVEITIDEVEYGDRNKSRSHRQLITGQEQPVYLTVRMPEGFDSSKGSSIVRVESSLLTSGGKATVFNRAKDVNRRELDDLFATLDELKENPGTKFDVEDFGRRLCELIFDREIREAMANEAILDKHLVVIHDSAASRIPYETMLSGDDFPVLGEGLTRRYLAENLSVTKWLRKVGPSEEMKVLLIFDPTDDLPGAEKEGIWIYDVLRKLPGVKVEIRREEKATLSKVREDLNSGEFDVMHYAGHSFFDPNDRANSGLVLADGVLRGSDLLALERLPALVIFNSCESARIRRRDAENGPSVQRQLRENVGVAEALFRGGIGQFIGTYWPVDDSAAEVFARTFYGSVLGRDEETASVGQAVAAARRAVHEVHSYEWANYVHYGEPHFQLRTRSP from the coding sequence GTGGCGAAATCGCTTGAGACGCTCTCTCCGTACGAATTGACCTCGGTCGAAGTCGATCAACTCCTCCGGACCAATCCGGATGATGCTCGCCTCAAGGCCCATTTCACGGCTGAGGAACTTCACGAATTGCGGAATCTCGCGGGGGCTGCGCAGCAGTCGACCCGCGGTCGCAAGCGAGTGGTCTATGTTCTCCCTGGGATTCTTGGTTCAACGCTGGGCGTCACCAGCGGGGGGAATCGGGACACGATTTGGCTTGATCCGCACTCCATCCGCAATGGCGACCTCACCAGCTTGGCCATGCGAGGGCGTTCTCGGGGCCGCGTCGAAGTGTATGGACAGTTTCCCGGCCTCTACACGCGACTGCGTTGGACGCTCTGGTGGAAAGGCAACGATGTCCGAGATTATGCGTACGATTGGCGACTGAGCATCGACGAGCTCGGCGCAGAACTACTTGAGGCATTCGATTCAGAGGAGGCCGACGAACTTTACGTTGTCGCGCACAGTATGGGAGGACTCGTCGCGCGATCTGCTTACGCGCAGGCTGATGCCGCGATGCGTAGGCGAATCAAGCGGGTCATCATGCTCGGTACGCCAAACCGGGGTTCATTCTCAGTCGTGCAAGTGCTCGACGGCAGCAATGCGACGGTTCAGTTTGCCGGCTGCCTCGACGAGCAGAACGAGACCGAAGATTTGGTCTCCGATATCTTTCGGACATTGCCCTCGATCTATCAGATGCTGCCCCATCGCGACGTCTTCAGCGCTATCGACTTATTCGATACCGATGCGTGGGGCGAAGCGAATCCGATGGGGACGAGGTTGCGCGAGGCGACCGACGTGCAAGAGTCGCTCGCTCCGGCTGATGACAAGTTTTTCCTGCTCGCCGGCGTCGACCAACCGACGGTCGTCTCGGCGTCTCTCAACCAAGAGGGCCGATTCGACTATCAGGAACACGAGACCGGAGGTGATGGAACCGTCCCTCTTGATTTCGCGTTGTATGACGGCATCGATAGCAATACGAGGACCTTCAAAGCTACGCACAATGGTTTGGTAACCAGCAACGACGTGATCAACTCCGCTGCAGAGATCATTGAGCACGGGCGGACGCAGCGTGGACTGGCCTTGCAAACCCGACGTGGCGAAGAGGTGACGACCCGAGGGCTGACCTTCGCTGCGCTGCAAGCGGGAACCTGCTATGGCGGCCGTCGCGGGAACGCGATTACTGACGCCGAAGCCGTTTCGTTCTTTCGGCGCGGCCTCATTTCCGTTCCGGGCGACCGGCTTCCCGCCCCGGGACGCCAAGGCAATAGTGCTGAAAACGAATTCGAAGAATACGGACGAATTCGGAACCTCGTCGTCGGACGTCGAAGCGACTTCCGGCTCGAGTTAGAACTTCAGCATGGCGACCTGTTCGACGTTCCTGTGCGGGCTTACGTGCTCGGTATCTTTGAAAACGTCACGCCCGGTGGACCGGCGAGACAGGTCGATGAGTTGACCGGCGGGGCCGTCACCGAGTTTCTCGAACGACGACTGCTCAACGCCGACATGGGGCGGATCTTCATGATGCCCGTGGGTCGGAATCCGCTATTGGCCGAGTTCGTGGTCTTTGCCGGCCTCGGCAGCTACAGCCAGTTTCGGTCAGACCCGACCTCCGCGGCATCGGTTCAGAAGTTTGTCGCAAGAAATATTGTGCGAACGCTGATTCAGTCCGGCATTGATGAACTGGCCATGCTCCCAGTCGGGGCATCGAGTGGTGCCGACGTCCGATCGACCATCGACAATCTTTTCCAAGGATTTGTCGAGGCGGTCCGGAACGGGACTCGGCAGCAAAAGTTTCGCCGCGTCGTCATGTGCGAAAGCGATGATGCCCGCTACGAAGAAATGCGGGAGCACGTTCTCCGCCGGTCCACGACGTCAAACACTTTGAAAGACGTCGAGATCACGATTGATGAAGTGGAGTATGGAGACCGGAATAAGTCTCGTAGCCACCGTCAATTAATCACCGGCCAGGAACAGCCGGTCTATTTGACGGTCCGGATGCCGGAGGGTTTCGACAGCTCGAAAGGATCGAGCATTGTTCGCGTCGAGTCGTCACTGCTGACCTCGGGGGGGAAAGCAACCGTCTTTAACAGAGCGAAGGATGTAAATCGGCGTGAGCTGGACGACTTATTTGCCACGCTGGATGAACTCAAAGAGAACCCCGGAACGAAATTTGACGTCGAAGATTTCGGACGCAGATTGTGCGAGCTCATTTTCGATCGCGAAATTCGCGAGGCGATGGCGAATGAAGCGATCCTGGACAAGCATCTGGTCGTCATTCACGACTCGGCCGCATCACGGATTCCCTATGAAACGATGCTCAGTGGCGACGACTTTCCGGTTCTCGGTGAGGGCTTGACGCGACGATATCTCGCCGAGAATTTGTCCGTGACGAAATGGCTGCGAAAGGTCGGACCTTCTGAAGAGATGAAGGTGCTGCTGATTTTTGATCCGACGGACGATCTTCCCGGCGCCGAGAAAGAAGGCATTTGGATTTACGACGTCCTGCGAAAGCTTCCGGGGGTTAAGGTCGAAATTCGGCGGGAAGAGAAGGCGACACTCAGTAAAGTCAGAGAGGATCTCAATTCCGGCGAGTTCGACGTCATGCATTACGCCGGGCACAGTTTTTTCGACCCGAATGACCGGGCTAATTCCGGGCTCGTGTTGGCCGACGGCGTACTGCGGGGTTCCGACCTGCTCGCACTCGAGCGCCTCCCCGCGTTGGTGATCTTCAACTCATGCGAGTCGGCACGCATTCGCCGACGCGATGCAGAGAATGGTCCGAGCGTGCAGCGGCAGCTTCGTGAAAACGTGGGCGTGGCCGAAGCCCTGTTTCGTGGCGGCATCGGCCAGTTCATCGGAACGTACTGGCCGGTCGATGACTCGGCGGCCGAAGTCTTTGCGCGGACGTTTTACGGCTCCGTACTCGGGCGTGACGAGGAGACGGCGAGCGTCGGACAGGCGGTCGCCGCCGCGCGACGGGCGGTTCATGAGGTCCACTCATACGAGTGGGCTAATTACGTCCATTACGGCGAGCCACACTTTCAATTGCGAACACGCTCGCCGTAA
- a CDS encoding sulfatase: protein MTLARIPAVVFVAIALVGSSLPTDAGDRPNVLFVICDDLNTDLGCYGRDNANTPNIDRLAASGVRFKNATCQFPLCGPSRASFMTGLYPDQTGIKRNSIRIRETLPEVTSMSQHFRNNGYEAVRIGKIYHYNVPAAIGTPGHDDPASWDQTFNFRGRDKDEEDIINTLLPGRFGATLSWLAAEGSDEEQTDGMSATKAVELLEGYGESGQPFFLAVGFFRPHTPFVAPKHHFEDHPRDQVVVPQVPDAEYFESIPKPAVRWLNQFKEQKNLKPEVAQEIIQAYRASITFADAQVGRLLDALDRSGLAENTIVVFTSDHGYHMGEKGHYQKRTLFDRGSQVPYIVRAPGCQQGVSTEAPAEMVDFYPTLSELAGLDTPDFVSGVSQVAVLKAPQDSVRQAALTELYGGYSIRTPRYRYTSWGQDGEKGTELYDHESDAAEAVNLAGHPDYEQTEKRLAKLLAERVAAAKEMPPNLKRTPLKKKRRG, encoded by the coding sequence ATGACGCTCGCTCGAATTCCAGCCGTTGTTTTCGTGGCCATCGCTTTAGTGGGATCGTCGCTGCCGACTGATGCCGGTGATCGTCCGAATGTGTTGTTCGTGATTTGCGACGACCTCAATACCGACCTCGGTTGCTACGGTCGAGATAACGCCAATACGCCCAATATTGATCGCCTCGCTGCCTCGGGGGTCCGCTTTAAGAATGCGACCTGTCAGTTTCCACTGTGCGGGCCGAGCCGAGCCTCATTTATGACCGGGCTGTATCCCGACCAGACCGGCATCAAGAGGAACAGCATCCGGATTCGCGAGACACTGCCCGAGGTCACGAGCATGTCTCAGCACTTCCGGAACAACGGCTACGAAGCGGTGCGAATCGGAAAGATTTATCACTACAACGTACCGGCTGCGATCGGTACCCCGGGGCATGACGACCCGGCTTCGTGGGATCAGACCTTCAATTTCCGCGGTCGTGATAAAGACGAAGAAGACATTATCAATACGCTTTTGCCGGGAAGATTCGGAGCGACTCTAAGCTGGCTCGCCGCGGAGGGAAGCGATGAAGAACAAACCGACGGGATGAGCGCGACGAAGGCGGTTGAACTTCTCGAAGGTTACGGCGAGAGCGGACAACCATTCTTCCTCGCCGTCGGATTCTTCAGGCCGCACACGCCGTTCGTCGCTCCGAAGCACCACTTTGAAGATCATCCGCGGGATCAGGTCGTTGTGCCGCAGGTGCCGGACGCTGAGTATTTTGAGAGCATCCCCAAGCCTGCCGTACGATGGCTGAATCAATTTAAGGAGCAGAAGAATCTGAAGCCGGAAGTAGCGCAAGAGATCATTCAGGCCTATCGCGCTTCGATTACTTTTGCCGATGCCCAGGTCGGACGCCTCCTCGACGCGCTGGACCGTAGCGGACTCGCCGAAAATACGATCGTCGTGTTCACTTCGGACCACGGTTACCACATGGGCGAAAAGGGGCATTATCAAAAGCGGACGCTTTTCGATCGCGGGTCGCAAGTTCCTTACATCGTCCGAGCGCCCGGCTGTCAACAAGGCGTTTCCACCGAGGCTCCCGCCGAGATGGTCGACTTTTACCCCACGCTCTCTGAACTCGCGGGGCTCGATACGCCCGATTTCGTTTCGGGCGTCAGCCAGGTTGCCGTCCTCAAGGCACCGCAAGACTCGGTGCGACAGGCGGCCCTGACGGAGCTCTACGGTGGATACAGCATTCGTACGCCGCGCTACCGTTACACGTCTTGGGGACAGGACGGCGAAAAGGGAACCGAATTGTATGACCACGAATCGGATGCTGCAGAAGCTGTCAATCTGGCGGGGCATCCCGACTACGAGCAGACAGAAAAACGCTTGGCAAAACTGCTCGCCGAGCGCGTTGCCGCCGCGAAAGAGATGCCCCCCAACCTGAAGCGAACACCGCTGAAGAAAAAGCGGCGTGGTTGA
- a CDS encoding DUF2617 family protein codes for MAVGTVRPVVSDLVFQLYDRSVHPELIESRATLRFEQPSYSGSVVLADAGHVISLRNEERTVTEVIGIGTITLPERDCLKNRRIIGLRNDEREFGNDLSYQASYQIERLDSEVFARLHEEMLLDASRADVAYRFHPGNRMHAEPVSLARVSAEPTSLLVHAFHTFPDEYAIVRSQTLFELR; via the coding sequence GTGGCGGTAGGTACTGTTCGGCCGGTCGTTAGCGACTTGGTCTTTCAACTCTATGACCGCAGTGTTCACCCGGAGCTGATCGAGTCTCGGGCCACGTTGCGGTTCGAGCAGCCCTCGTACAGCGGCAGCGTCGTGCTCGCCGATGCCGGGCATGTGATCTCGCTGCGGAACGAGGAGCGGACCGTGACCGAGGTCATCGGCATCGGAACGATCACGCTTCCTGAGCGTGACTGCCTCAAGAATCGCCGCATCATCGGACTCCGCAATGATGAGCGAGAGTTTGGTAACGACTTGAGCTATCAGGCGAGCTATCAGATCGAGCGTCTCGACTCGGAAGTCTTCGCGCGGCTGCACGAGGAAATGCTGCTTGATGCCAGCCGAGCCGATGTGGCCTATCGGTTTCATCCCGGCAATCGAATGCACGCCGAACCGGTCAGTCTGGCCCGCGTTTCCGCAGAACCGACTTCGCTACTCGTCCATGCGTTTCACACGTTTCCTGACGAATACGCCATCGTCAGGTCGCAAACGCTTTTTGAGCTACGGTAA
- a CDS encoding methylated-DNA--[protein]-cysteine S-methyltransferase translates to MPAAQSSQAHHTVVESPLGWFAIAGSRGIVTDIVIGHAERSAALAELNEEKRFETPGVRLDVDQEILAERLLHYFSGEPISFLDLSFDCTDLPPFTAKVVRRLTRLDYGRTATYGSLAAEAGSPQAARAVGNVMRLNRLPIVLPCHRVLASDGRLGGFSGFGGTSLKKRLLELESSGNPDLPRLFSTPR, encoded by the coding sequence ATGCCGGCAGCACAGAGTTCGCAGGCTCATCACACGGTCGTCGAATCGCCGCTGGGATGGTTCGCGATCGCGGGTTCGAGAGGAATAGTGACCGATATCGTCATCGGTCATGCCGAACGCTCCGCCGCCTTGGCCGAATTGAACGAGGAGAAGCGATTTGAGACGCCCGGCGTCCGGCTCGACGTTGATCAAGAGATTCTGGCGGAACGTCTGCTGCACTATTTCTCCGGGGAGCCGATTTCGTTTCTCGATTTGTCATTCGACTGCACCGACCTTCCGCCCTTCACCGCCAAGGTAGTCCGCCGACTTACCCGGCTCGACTACGGACGCACTGCCACCTACGGTTCTCTCGCTGCGGAAGCCGGATCTCCTCAGGCGGCCCGAGCGGTTGGAAATGTGATGCGATTGAATCGCTTGCCGATCGTTTTGCCCTGCCACCGGGTTCTCGCCTCCGACGGTCGCTTGGGCGGATTTTCGGGCTTCGGCGGTACTAGTTTGAAGAAACGATTGTTGGAGTTGGAGTCAAGCGGCAATCCCGACCTTCCGCGACTTTTTTCGACTCCCCGCTAG
- a CDS encoding hybrid sensor histidine kinase/response regulator, producing MTESTNQHPRILYFANRPIAQTGLQSFVDELRDEFDLVEVQVHASQDSRKFLEAFDAEITSRLKEAACDIIALDLCAFDSRWVSKIILGIADRHRSIPLLTVIPDRLHAATALDAGAVEYVACDNISHSVLRHAFYSAIARNSIGESSRLVESEVRRLIDENIDGMLVVNETGKVLFANRSAEMLLGRSHEELVGSDFGSPSADEDSCEVNIVRERGTEFETLTVEIRYSEIEWAGETAYLETLRDVTDYRQDLDDAVESTRQRDQFLSTLSHELRNPLATMSYASELLKRRMSGLDEQLTFTIETIGRQVQHMKRLLDDLLDISRVWQGKIKLETSPFDMIELLQDITRELDPRFEQKSQTLTVELPATTAPVDGDKSRLRQVFSNLLSNAAKYTPNEGSIHVSAEVAAGTILVQVRDNGDGIADDNLQSIFDPFVQLKHRTHTKESGLGIGLAVVKKLTELHGGSIVASSDGPGRGSTFRLTFPLLDPSQPLEESVAPKPRARRNDYSETVLVVEDLDALRYVTRCNVESLGYDVIEASDGEEALHQIERREPRIAIVDIGLPKLDGWEVAKRVRRSRPPEELFLIALTGYGQKHHLLQSRQSGFDVHLTKPINLEELGRVLDEAAALQTANGEDG from the coding sequence ATGACGGAGTCGACGAACCAACATCCACGCATCTTGTACTTCGCGAACCGGCCGATCGCGCAAACCGGTTTGCAATCGTTCGTCGATGAGCTTCGTGACGAATTCGATTTGGTCGAGGTACAAGTCCACGCCAGTCAAGACTCTCGAAAGTTTCTCGAAGCCTTCGATGCTGAGATCACCAGTCGGCTCAAAGAAGCGGCTTGCGATATTATTGCCTTGGACCTATGCGCCTTCGACTCGCGATGGGTGTCCAAAATCATATTGGGCATCGCCGATCGGCATCGCTCGATTCCGCTGTTGACGGTCATTCCTGATCGTCTCCATGCGGCGACGGCACTCGACGCCGGCGCGGTCGAGTATGTCGCCTGCGATAATATTTCGCACTCGGTCCTCCGCCACGCCTTTTATTCGGCGATCGCACGGAACTCTATCGGCGAATCGTCGCGGCTCGTGGAGAGCGAGGTCCGCCGGCTTATTGATGAAAACATCGACGGGATGCTTGTCGTCAATGAGACCGGCAAGGTTTTATTTGCGAATCGATCGGCCGAAATGCTCCTGGGACGATCGCACGAGGAACTGGTCGGATCGGACTTCGGCTCCCCTTCCGCCGATGAAGATTCGTGTGAAGTCAACATCGTTCGAGAACGCGGAACGGAGTTTGAAACGCTGACCGTCGAGATCCGCTACAGCGAAATTGAGTGGGCCGGAGAGACCGCCTACCTGGAGACACTGCGCGACGTAACCGACTATCGCCAAGACCTCGACGACGCGGTCGAATCGACAAGGCAGCGTGATCAATTCCTATCGACCTTATCACACGAATTAAGAAATCCGCTCGCGACAATGTCTTACGCGAGTGAATTGCTGAAACGTCGGATGTCGGGGCTCGACGAGCAATTGACCTTTACGATCGAAACGATCGGACGTCAGGTGCAGCACATGAAACGGCTGCTCGATGACCTGCTCGACATCTCACGGGTTTGGCAGGGAAAAATTAAGCTCGAGACGTCGCCGTTCGATATGATCGAACTGCTCCAGGATATCACGCGGGAACTTGATCCACGGTTCGAGCAGAAATCACAGACCTTAACCGTCGAACTGCCAGCGACCACCGCCCCGGTCGACGGCGATAAGTCGAGGCTGCGGCAGGTCTTCTCAAATTTGCTCAGCAACGCCGCCAAGTACACGCCAAATGAAGGATCGATTCACGTCTCCGCCGAAGTCGCCGCCGGAACGATCCTGGTGCAGGTGCGGGACAATGGCGACGGAATCGCAGACGACAATCTTCAAAGCATTTTCGACCCGTTCGTTCAATTGAAACATCGGACACACACTAAGGAGAGCGGACTCGGGATCGGCTTGGCCGTCGTGAAAAAGCTGACCGAACTTCACGGAGGTTCGATCGTGGCATCGAGTGATGGTCCGGGGCGCGGGTCGACATTCCGACTCACGTTTCCCCTGCTCGATCCGTCGCAGCCTTTGGAAGAATCGGTCGCCCCGAAACCCCGAGCAAGGCGGAATGATTATTCGGAGACGGTCCTGGTCGTCGAAGACCTCGATGCACTTCGCTACGTGACCCGCTGCAACGTGGAGAGTCTCGGCTACGATGTGATCGAAGCATCCGACGGCGAGGAGGCGTTGCACCAGATCGAGCGACGTGAGCCTCGGATCGCGATCGTCGATATCGGGCTGCCGAAACTGGACGGCTGGGAAGTCGCGAAAAGAGTTCGCCGATCCCGCCCACCGGAAGAGTTGTTCTTAATCGCCTTGACCGGCTACGGACAGAAGCACCATCTCTTGCAATCGCGGCAATCAGGATTCGACGTGCACCTGACCAAGCCGATCAATCTCGAAGAACTCGGCCGCGTCCTCGACGAAGCAGCCGCGCTGCAGACCGCCAACGGCGAAGACGGTTGA
- a CDS encoding ATPase domain-containing protein, with protein sequence MDATSNRLRPVEPIERLPIGISGFNEISGGGLVKGRSTLISGSSGSGKTLFCAETLFHLQSDRGMNAVFVSFEEKPEDIIRNVQSFDWSLRQFEADGRLILIDASIDHEVMSESGSYDLSGVLAQIEQAIDEIDADVVVLDSLAALFLQSSDDGIIRREIVRIRNRSASSQSTGTASILVTSSRTRRRSCSD encoded by the coding sequence ATGGACGCAACTTCGAACAGACTCCGTCCCGTCGAGCCGATTGAACGACTTCCGATCGGTATTTCCGGCTTCAACGAGATCAGCGGCGGCGGTCTCGTCAAAGGGCGAAGCACGCTCATTTCGGGTTCCTCCGGTTCCGGCAAGACCCTGTTCTGCGCCGAGACCCTCTTTCACCTGCAGTCCGATCGCGGCATGAATGCCGTCTTCGTGTCGTTCGAAGAAAAACCGGAAGATATCATCCGGAACGTTCAGAGCTTTGATTGGAGTCTGCGGCAGTTCGAAGCCGATGGACGACTCATTCTCATCGATGCCTCAATCGATCATGAGGTCATGAGTGAATCCGGCAGCTACGACCTGTCCGGCGTCCTCGCCCAGATCGAGCAGGCCATTGATGAGATTGATGCGGACGTTGTCGTACTCGACTCGCTCGCCGCACTATTTTTGCAATCTAGTGACGACGGAATCATTCGTCGCGAAATCGTCCGGATTCGCAATCGCTCCGCGAGTTCACAATCGACGGGAACGGCATCAATATTGGTGACGTCATCAAGAACGCGCCGCCGGTCCTGTTCGGATTAA
- a CDS encoding circadian clock KaiB family protein translates to MFELLLFIAGDSNLSRRAVSNLERLCEDSLGEQCAVEVIDILKNPALARQHRVIATPMAVRVTPLPQRKVIGDLSDAARFFEGLGIPRRGVE, encoded by the coding sequence ATGTTCGAATTGCTGCTATTCATCGCTGGCGATAGCAATCTGAGCCGCCGCGCCGTGAGCAATTTGGAACGCCTGTGCGAAGACTCACTTGGCGAGCAATGTGCCGTCGAAGTCATCGACATTCTGAAAAATCCCGCCCTCGCTCGTCAGCACCGAGTGATTGCCACACCAATGGCAGTGCGCGTGACTCCGCTTCCTCAGCGGAAGGTCATCGGTGATCTTTCTGACGCCGCTCGCTTTTTCGAAGGGCTGGGAATTCCGCGCCGGGGCGTCGAATAA